Genomic window (Deltaproteobacteria bacterium):
CCCATCGGGATCACTCGCAGCGTCATCTTTCTCCTTCCCGAACCAGCCGTGCCCGCACTGACTCGGCGATCTGTTCTTTCGATCCTCCCGCCCCTTCATCCGGTGAAAGCGGGGGAAGCACGCGGACGAGGAGCTCGGCGGGCCGCACGCGAAGGCCCCCCTTGGGGATCGCCCGGTACCCGCCGTCGAGGTAGACCGGGACGACGGGCGCCCCGGACTTCTGCGCGAGGTAGAAGGCCCCCGGCCGGAACTCCCCGATCGACCCATCCCCGCTGCGGGTCCCTTCCGGAAAGACGACCACGAGCCGTCCGTCGCGGAGCCGCGCCCCGGCCTCCCGGAGCATGCGGACCGCGTCCCTCGGGTCGTCCCGGTCGATGAAGAGGTTCCCCGCCGCCGCCATCGCCTTCCCGAACAGGGGGATCTCCCCCAGTTCCCGCTTGGCGAGAAACCCGACCGGCCGCGGGAACGCGGACAGGAGCATCGGGATGTCCGCGACACTCTGATGGTTCGCCACCAGGACGGCCCCGCCAAGCGGGAGGTTTTCCATCCCCTCGACGCGGAACGTCCACCCGCCCAAACGAACGAAGGTACGGCCCCACCATCCCATGACGCGTTCCGCGCGGTTCCCGCCGGGAAGCAACCGGTCGGCCAGGATCGACGCGACGGAGGACCCCGCGGTGAGCAGGATGAGGACCAGGGACCGCAGCGAGCCCCGCATCACCAATCTCCCTCTTCCCGGAAGCTGAAGAACGCCGCGTCCCCGAGGATAACATGGTCGACCACCGGGATCCCGAGGATCCCCCCCGCGGACCGGAGCCTCCGCGTCACCTCCCGGTCCTGCCCGCTGGGGGCGGGATCGCCGCTCGGGTGGTTGTGCAGCAGGAGGACCGCCGCGGCGCGTTCCCGGACCGCCGCGGAAAAAACCTCTCTCGGATGGATGAGGCTG
Coding sequences:
- a CDS encoding 1-acyl-sn-glycerol-3-phosphate acyltransferase gives rise to the protein MRGSLRSLVLILLTAGSSVASILADRLLPGGNRAERVMGWWGRTFVRLGGWTFRVEGMENLPLGGAVLVANHQSVADIPMLLSAFPRPVGFLAKRELGEIPLFGKAMAAAGNLFIDRDDPRDAVRMLREAGARLRDGRLVVVFPEGTRSGDGSIGEFRPGAFYLAQKSGAPVVPVYLDGGYRAIPKGGLRVRPAELLVRVLPPLSPDEGAGGSKEQIAESVRARLVREGER